A stretch of the Osmerus mordax isolate fOsmMor3 chromosome 12, fOsmMor3.pri, whole genome shotgun sequence genome encodes the following:
- the pcdh10b gene encoding protocadherin-10b codes for MIVLFVLLCIANGAVSQIRYSVPEEAEHGTFVGNIAEDLGLDFTKVASRRFQVVPNSRTPYLEVNLENGILFVNERIDREQICKQSASCQLNLEVFLENPLELFRIEIEVVDINDNPPSFPETDITVEISESATPGTRFPLESAFDPDVGSNALRTYDITTNNYFYLDVQTQTDGNKFAELVLEKPLDREQQAAHRYVLTAVDGGQPPRTGTALLVVKVLDSNDNVPVFDQPVYSVSLPENAPVGTLVIQLNATDLDEGQNGEIVYSFSNHISSRVKDLFSIDARTGRIEVRGEVDFEESGLYQIFVQAKDLGPNAVPAHCKVLVKVTDVNDNAPEITFSTVTESVNENAAPGTVIALLSVTDKDSEDNGQMHVEILGDVPFKLKTSFRNYFTIVTDGPLNRENAESYSVTVVARDKGTPSLATSKSIKVQVSDVNDNAPTFTQPFYDVYVTENNVPGAYIHAVTALDPDIGQNALISYSIMECDIQGMSVKTYVSINEETGYLYALRSFDYEQLKDFTFMVQAKDSGSPELYSNVTVKVIIVDQNDNPPSVIAPLGKNGTAREPLPRSAEPGYLVTRIVAMDADDGENARLSYSIQRGNENGMFRMDWRTGELRTARRVSTKRDPHQMYDLLIEIRDHGQPPLSSTASVFVVLVDSVVEGRNSGERGAAKAKEGSLDLTLILIIALGSVSFIFLLAMIVLAVRCQKDKKLNIYTCLTSECCLGCTTCCSRHARARKKKLSKSDIMLVQSAVNVTGASTAQVPVEESGSFGSHHQNQNYCYQVCLTPESAKTDLMFLKPCSPSRSTDTEHNPCGAIVTGYTDQQPDIISNGSILSSETKHQRAELSYLVDRPRRVNSSAFQEADLVSSKDSGHGDSEQGDSDHDATNRGHNSGADLFSNCTEECKALGHSDRCWMPSFVPSDGRQAADYRSNLHVPGMDSVPDTEVFESQEQTGGDKSFSTFGKETPLSHQHLHQNHLHHHHLHHAPGSLERKEFEALLSNTRRAPYNPAYLTRKRVC; via the exons ATGATTGTGCTATTCGTTCTGCTGTGTATTGCGAATGGAGCTGTCTCGCAAATACGCTACTCTGTGCCGGAGGAGGCGGAACATGGCACGTTCGTGGGGAATATCGCCGAGGACCTGGGACTGGACTTCACCAAAGTCGCCTCGCGACGCTTCCAGGTAGTGCCCAACTCGCGGACACCGTATCTGGAAGTGAACCTGGAGAATGGAATTCTGTTCGTTAACGAGAGAATCGACCGTGAGCAGATCTGTAAGCAGAGTGCCAGCTGTCAGTTAAACCTGGAGGTGTTTCTTGAGAACCCGCTCGAGCTTTTCCGCATAGAAATAGAGGTCGTAGATATTAATGACAATCCACCCAGCTTCCCCGAGACCGACATCACCGTGGAAATCTCGGAGAGCGCTACCCCCGGAACCCGCTTCCCTTTGGAGAGCGCATTTGATCCGGACGTTGGCTCCAACGCCTTGCGCACATACGACATCACCACCAACAACTATTTCTACCTGGATGTGCAGACGCAAACGGACGGGAACAAATTCGCCGAGTTGGTGCTGGAGAAGCCGCTAGACAGAGAGCAGCAGGCGGCGCACAGATACGTGCTAACGGCGGTGGACGGTGGCCAGCCGCCTAGGACCGGCACCGCGCTTTTGGTGGTCAAAGTGCTGGATTCTAACGACAATGTACCCGTGTTTGATCAGCCCGTGTACTCTGTGAGCCTCCCCGAGAACGCACCGGTGGGCACCCTGGTTATTCAGTTGAACGCCACTGATTTGGACGAGGGTCAGAACGGAGAGATAGTGTATTCGTTCAGCAACCACATCTCAAGCCGCGTGAAGGACTTATTTAGCATAGATGCGCGCACTGGTCGCATCGAGGTGCGCGGAGAAGTGGATTTCGAGGAGAGTGGCTTGTATCAAATATTCGTTCAGGCGAAAGACCTCGGGCCAAATGCCGTGCCAGCGCACTGCAAAGTTCTGGTGAAAGTCACGGACGTGAACGATAACGCTCCCGAGATTACGTTTAGCACCGTGACCGAGTCTGTGAACGAGAACGCAGCCCCGGGCACCGTCATAGCGCTGCTGAGCGTGACGGACAAGGACTCGGAGGATAACGGACAGATGCACGTTGAAATTCTCGGGGACGTGCCGTTCAAACTCAAAACCTCATTTAGGAACTATTTCACTATTGTGACGGACGGACCATTAAACAGAGAAAATGCAGAATCTTACTCAGTCACTGTAGTTGCTAGGGATAAAGGTACCCCTTCTCTCGCCACTAGTAAATCTATCAAAGTCCAAGTGTCGGATGTGAATGACAATGCGCCAACGTTTACGCAGCCCTTTTATGATGTGTATGTGACTGAAAACAATGTTCCAGGCGCTTATATCCACGCTGTGACTGCTTTGGACCCAGACATAGGTCAGAACGCGCTCATAAGTTACTCCATAATGGAGTGTGATATTCAAGGTATGTCCGTAAAGACGTATGTGTCAATCAACGAAGAGACTGGCTATCTGTATGCACTCAGATCTTTTGATTACGAACAGCTGAAAGATTTCACCTTTATGGTTCAGGCGAAAGATTCTGGTAGCCCCGAGCTGTACTCTAACGTAACGGTCAAGGTGATCATCGTTGACCAGAATGACAACCCCCCATCGGTCATTGCCCCATTGGGAAAGAACGGCACCGCGAGAGAGCCTCTGCCCCGGTCCGCCGAGCCTGGATACCTGGTCACCCGCATCGTCGCCATGGACGCGGACGACGGCGAGAACGCACGGCTCTCCTACAGCATCCAGCGTGGGAACGAGAATGGCATGTTCAGGATGGACTGGCGGACTGGGGAGCTGCGCACAGCCCGACGTGTCTCCACCAAGCGGGACCCGCACCAGATGTACGACCTGTTGATTGAGATTAGGGACCACGggcagcctcctctctcctccaccgcgAGTGTGTTCGTCGTGCTGGTGGACAGCGTGGTGGAGGGTCGCAACAGCGGGGAGAGGGGCGCCGCCAAGGCCAAGGAGGGCTCCCTGGacctcaccctcatcctcatcatcgcCCTGGGCTCCGTctccttcatcttcctcctcgccATGATCGTGCTGGCGGTGCGCTGCCAGAAGGACAAAAAGCTCAACATCTACACGTGCCTCACCAGCGAGTGCTGCCTGGGGTGCACGACCTGCTGTAGCAGGCACGCGCGAGCCCGCAAGAAAAAGCTCAGCAAGTCCGATATCATGCTGGTGCAGAGCGCCGTTAACGTCACCGGGGCCAGTACGGCCCAGGTACCTGTGGAAGAATCTGGGAGCTTCGGCTCTCACCATCAAAACCAGAACTATTGCTACCAGGTATGTCTGACTCCGGAGTCGGCCAAAACCGACCTCATGTTCCTAAAGCCGTGTAGCCCGTCTAGGAGCACAGACACGGAACACAACCCGTGCGGGGCTATAGTGACAGGGTACACTGACCAACAGCCCGACATCATATCAAATGGCAGCATTTTATCAAGCGAG ACCAAACATCAGCGAGCCGAGCTCAGTTACCTGGTGGACAGGCCCAGGCGCGTGAACAG ctCGGCGTTCCAAGAGGCCGATCTCGTGAGCTCGAAAGACAGCGGACACGGTGACAGCGAGCAGGGAGACAGTGACCACGACGCCACCAATCGAGGTCACAACTCCG gcgctGACCTCTTCTCCAACTGCACAGAGGAGTGTAAGGCCCTGGGCCACTCTGACCGCTGCTGGATGCCCTCTTTCGTACCCTCAGACGGGCGCCAGGCGGCCGACTACCGCAGCAACCTGCACGTGCCCGGCATGGACTCCGTGCCCGACACTGAGGTATTTGAAAGCCAAGAGCAAACGGGGGGCGATAAGTCATTCTCAACCTTTGGGAAGGAGACACCCCTCAGCCACCAACACCTCCACCaaaaccacctccaccaccaccacctccaccatgcCCCAGGCTCGCTAGAGAGGAAAGAGTTTGAGGCACTTCTGTCTAACACACGGAGAGCGCCATACAATCCAGCCTATTTGA CGAGGAAAAGGGTTTGCTAG